The Xiphophorus hellerii strain 12219 chromosome 6, Xiphophorus_hellerii-4.1, whole genome shotgun sequence genomic interval TTTGGATTTAGCCCTGAAGAGATTTCCTCTCTCTGGTTGTCAGGGTGGTCAAATCCAACTCTGACCAGCTGGGAGGGATAGCAGGATAATctgtatgttaaaaaaaaaatcacttgtttTAATTACAcactcacatacacacaaacacagagtcTGCCTTTTTCTCCCATCCTCACTCTCACCCACAAACTTATACATACAGTCTCCGTCTGCAATCGTATGCATAAACAAATCTTTCACATGTGCTCTTTGCAAGCCGTCCTCATAATTACACGAAATTTAATTCGGATCCGTGCATAAACTGACCAAATGTGCCTCGGTaattgatcagatttttttttttttttttaagcgtttGTACATGTGGAGGAGATTAAAGCTTTGTCGGTAtgggaaataattttttttaaaagattagaAAGGCACTATGACTAATTACAAAATGTAACAGCATGCAGTGAAACACAGCAAAGTCACTGTGATGAGTTTGCAAATCAGCCGTGTACATGCTGAGCAGGCCAATATGAATGACTTTCAGCGAACTGCCAGTTATCCTGCTTGATTTGGAATGTCatgtgtaggcctgtcacgatagcaaattttgctgaacaattaattgtctcaaaaattattgcgataaacgataatattgtttgaagacctttttacactgaaaatgacgtaataatgcatgtgatttcctgccaaagatagatacactttattttcaaaagaacacttaacactagaactgataaacaaaataaacaaaacaaccaaaaacaaaaataaaatggattctcagtctccattaacaaaaaatgtacttgaaaagaaactaaacaacataaagccaaagtggaaataaatactgcattcaaccaaaagagtgcagattatgaagtctgtatattatgttgcccttcagtaataattagatttaaatagagaagatgggcacatcgactacctgatgcaataattcacactacaaggttttttgctcctatttttcctcttacaacaatcttagaccgttggtctttctaacattgtgtggtgtgttacggtagatagtcgttgccgctccgatctaaatcaggggtttttccaGACTGGGAGCTTaaagcagcctgttgaatgtgacaggcagccaatcagaaagcgcggattgctttctttttttctttttttttctccgaagagtttttgcggcgctagtggctcgtattttttagacagtaggcagacaggaaggagggtgaggagagggggaagacatgcggcaaaggtcgaggtcgtcgggaccgggagtccgcgtcgaggactaaggcctccaaacgtggggcgtgctaaccccctgcgccaccacagcacgccccgcaCGGattgctttctgaggggaaattacggaggggacgcaacccgaagtccagcggacatcggagatgatacgtggaaacgacattaatgtttattcaacatgcaaagaatatagaaatgacaagaggaggagttggagcgaaattgctaccgcagttgataaacccggtaacttttcagctgttcttcgttaacgtgacataaataggttataatgattttcattcagtcaggactttatgctgacactagccacatgcattgcaggtagattgtagtaaagcattgattaatgcctggttttaaaattagttcactggacttgtagccgttattttgtgcccattgttggacaccacacggcaggaccgaacccgatcgaaccgttatagctaggatttctgtcggctaatgtgtgatctgtcaggttttgaaaatgggccgacaatcggccgacagctctaagatcgtgtagtgtgcgctgggctttacactaaggaaatgaggaagggaggagtcagtggagagaacCGGAGTTTAGCCccttttcattcagtgtcattaacagaaagagaaaaaggccgggagagacgataatgccgataattaaaatgacgtcgatagttttaatttatcttatgattaattgatttatcgtttatcgcgacaggcctagtcatGTGTGACACTGTTCAGTGGATAGTTtgggaatatttatttttttgttattattaggAATTATTTGAGTGTGGACCTTAACAATAACGAGTCTTGGTTTATCTCTCATAAACTAAACAGTGAGGACATTAATTTGGTTCTTTATCTCTTTTGTTGTAACATTGTTTCCTGACAATATGAATGAAACCTCTGCATAGCCTGTTAAATCTtgtaagaaaaatacatttttggctTGAGCAGCAGTGAGGAAGACActagcccacagcatcacactgCCTCCACCAAAACAATTGCCGTTGACAGAGAGGATGACATTGATAGAGAAGATTGGACAGGTTTTATATGGGAGCAACTCACATTCAGGTGCACCTCTACTAACCAGATGCTATGTTTCCTTTTCTGGTAACCCTTCAAAACGGATCAGTCCTTTTGCAAAAGTATAGATGTGGGTAGAGTACCTAAAacttgtactcaagtaaaagtagcattactttaacatatttttactcaaataaaaataaaaagtagccatccaagaaattacttaagagtaaaaaagtatttggtaaaaagtctactgaaGTACTAAgcaactgatcaaaacatcaatcataTAATATTTAACAATTACATCATCTGATGGACCAAAATATggttatttgcacattttggtattttaaaggcCAAAATGAAGATAATTCATATAAAtgacataattacaaaataacaaaatcagggaaaagattttattattattttttttttacaaatcactttctttcaaaataaaacttatgaaactttaacaaaagctgcaggtgtgtgtctgtgtctggtgaatttttggttaaaacatgtttgttttttattcagtgaagttactcacagtggaTAGAGTATCTAGGAATTaataagagtagcaatacttaaaaaataatagcacataagtaaataaaaaaaatactcccccaaaacattactcaagtaaatgtaatggAGTAAATGTCGCTCGCTATTACCTAATTGTGCAGTCAAATGTTTATCACACAAATCTTTATGTATAGTTTGTAGAGTCTGAGGTTTAGTTTTTGGTTATATGTTTGCAATATGTTCATAAAATATCATGAATATCACtttcttgtatattttttcaCCAGTAAATGACCTTCCTCAAAATAGTCTGGAATGGCCTTTCGGTCTTTTCcagattgaattttttttttttttttacttgattcAGGTAATTTACTCACAATTGCAgaacaaatttcaatgtataAAAAAAGGGTTGACATCAAATCATAAAACAGATAATAGATGAGgttaggaggccataaaatcCTGAGAATTTAATGacgaaaaaaaacaatcttttagGTACAGTCGTTCTCCTGTCTGTCAGCGTGCAGCACAGGGATTTACTTAGTCATGGTGGCTGACGGTGCCCAGATGGTCTGATGATGCACTATCTAATTACTTGTTCTATGAATCCACTGATAAGCGCTCTCTGAGCCATAGCTTTTTCAGTTCCTACGCTGCCACCACGTGGACACTCCACGGATTGCAGCTACCGATCAGTCTGGAAAAACAGGCATTTTTACGGGGTTCCTGCGCAAGCTGGAAACCACAGAAGGCAGAATTGAAGTGTGAACGAGAACAGATCTACATCTTTGTCTAAAAGTCTAATTTATCCGTCTGCCCGTTTCAGTAAATTACCTTAGTTTGTGACTCACAAGTTCAAAAGGTATAAATACAAGTCCCTGCAAATTGGAGCCAATAAAAGAGGACagcaaaactgtaaaatgcAGTTCTTTGTGGGGggttttctccccccccccaactcTTCTCTTCTAACATTAATCTCTCCATTGGAGCAGTGagtgttttcatcattttcttaAAACCTGTGCCATCCAGTTCTTGTTTACGCTCTTGGACGGTTGCACAGTGTGTGGAAAGTGGCAAACTCTTACGAATGTTTTCCTTGTGTTAAATCCTTCACGACAGAGTCCAATCTGTCCTGGTATGCAAGGATTACTGCACAAAAGCAAATCACTATTTCATCAAAAGTGGCCGCAGCTTATAGTAGTTTGCAAGGGAAAAGTTTCAATACCGGTGTGTTCACAAGGGTCAAAGGTTTCACTGTTTGTGTGgggaaaagctttaaaaagatGCACAGACAGAGTTGCATCTTAGCATTCAGAGTGTACCTGACATCTCCTCAGAAGATTCATCCAGTGCAAGCAGTGTGGCAAATTATTCAGCTCAGGCTGCTGCTACAACTGAATGCTCCTGAGCTGGGTCAGAggcaacagaaaacacaggTTGGTGCGTATTGCGGCAaagaacaaaagcaacaaaccTCCACAAGCGTAGTCACAAAGTCGAGAGAACGGTTTCAGTGTActgtggaaatgtttgtgtCAGCCAATTTGAACGTATACATAAGAACCAAAAGTTGTAGTTCTGGCATTAGTCTTAGCCAGCTTTTATGGATTGCTCAGCCCAGAGAAAGGCCATGCAAGCTATTCACATTTTACAGTAGCCATAAAGTATAATACCAGTGAAGACCCTTTGAAGAAGGAATAAGaattaaaacatgacaacaaggataaaaacaacaacagaaaaaatacgAATCAAGTCCTCAAATGAACTCTGATGTCACCAAATTCATGTCTATGTACAGCTTGTTTTCTGCAGTGTACATTTTAGCTTTATTCAATAATAtttcaagcaaaacaaatagaaaaactgaTCACGACATGTTTTGTGGGTGAGAAACTATAGataatgtgtgttttaaaatatctgtttgTTACAAATTGCTTGCTCACGCTACtgaaatttgtgtttaaaattgaatttttagcactgaataaattaaagcaaaaccCTTGGCAATATTTTCTGGATTCATTAACatgtaaattataaataaaatatgctacAGTCGTCCAACAAAACTAAATGTACCTTGAAATTATACAAATTTTATCTAGAAAATTGTACTCTGGTCATATTTTCTAAAGTGCCTGTACTATACTATTTAAATAATGGCAATTTTCATTTATATCAATTCCAAACCTTTAGCatacatgaataaaacatttcatcctGTTTCGCTCGGTGTTCTCTTTAGGTTGTCCCGGAAAGCTGTGTTCGTCATTTTGACCGTGAAAGTGTTCTCCGCCGGACTGCCCTGTAGCGCAAAACAAGCGCCACCCCGCCAGCCAACGCTCTCTTTGATGAACTGCGCGTTTCAGGAAGAAGTTGGCGCCTGACGCTGCGTAATCGGGTAGCTAGCACGCTAACCGCAACTATGATAGATAATCGCTTGTGTTGATTTTTTCTCTTTGGCGTAacgaaataaatacaaaatgaatgaTATGGGTATGTATTACCTTTTGCAATTTAGCAATAGTAGCTGCTTTTGTCTCCGTTGTGTATAGCCCAGTTAGCTAAATCGCAGGATGAGGCGAGGTTTAGCAGGCCTCGACTAATCTCTGGaacaaaaattgttttgctCTGCAATGATCCGATTTGGCTAGAGCGCTCGTGGCCTTGAagctagcatgttagcattagctaatgCGTCATTCTGGGCACCAACCACCACTCTGCTTAACagacttaaatgtttttgttttttttgtcgcTTATGAAACTCTGCACAACTTTTAGTACTTCAACGACcctttgaaattatttgttAATTTCAGTGGCGTTGACAAACATTTAATGAACCAGTTAGCGGTCTGCAAATCGCACTTGAAACAGCTGGTAAAGAGTTATGCAATTACAGAACCTACAAAGCCTGAGTTTAAACTGCGCAACGTTGTCTATGCAAAATCAGAGTGTTTGTTGCCTTTGAAAGTTTGCATTAAGTCAGATAGGAGGCTCGAAACTGCACGGAAACCTCAGAATAAAGTCACTATTTTAGAAAAGCTTAAATTTGGGTTGAGcgatagtttaaaaaaaaaaaaaaacagtgttgaTTCACACTGTAACCTTCACTCAGCACATGTGACCATCCGACCTCCTCCAAAAACCCATCTTTTTAAAGCTGTAGCACAAGCTGCTGTCTCTGTTGAATTAAGTGAACGTTTCCAAGCAGACACCCTTTAAATCCTCCTCAGGATTTAAAGATGCAACTTGGTGATCTATACATCTTAGTTCTAATCCTGTTTCTAAGTTTGTTTATATGAATCTACTTTCCCCCTTGAAGAGTTTAGTGTCCCCCTGTCCTCGCTGGCGCTCCTAGTCCCACCGCTCCGTCTGATGTCAGCAGTGATGTGGGAAGTTGTCCGGCAGCGAAACATAAAACACTATGGCAAACTGGAGGAatttgtttccatggttacgGATGCGGTCCCTGAACTCATGAGCAAACGAGAGGGGAGACTGTTGTCCTTGGGCCTCAGGGCAAGGGTAAGTGAAATGTTAGGCTGCACCTTACAATATATATCGAATAATACTCCCAACAGGCATCTCACAAACTGCATTGACTTTAGACAACTCTTGAGCTGTTGCGTTCTGAACACCCTGAAGATCTCAAGGCTGTAGAGACTCATCTTAACCGAATCCGATCCTCTTGCTTGGAAGAGGTAAGGGATGCCCATAAATTTCTTCTTATTAGTTGACTTGTCTATTAGTTTTACACAAAAAGTAACTTATGTTTAGCTTTAAGGTATATTGCTTTCCTCTTAGTATTTCAGTCCTGCAGATGTTGTCTTaatatactttttattattataatgaaGATTATTGACAATTTCCTTACAAAACAACCGTAGAATAATTTGGCAAGATGGAAAAATTGATTTTAGACGAAACACATACAGATATCGGTTGTTAAGTTTATGGATCGGACCAACACAGATATGTTAAACAATAACTACATTTCAACTGATACCGATGTTAATGCCAATATTTTGTGGATTACTAGTTTTTATAGCTGATCTGTGAtctgttttttcctccagaCGAATGATCCTGTAATTGAAGCACCAGAAGCCAACTTCATGAAGCTTGTCCAAGGCCTTATTGAAGACACTGATGGCAGGGAACATTTTCTCAAGGTGATTTGTGTGTTGGAATAAAATTGTTAcaagatttaaaacatttgaaatgattATAAGACTTATAAGACAATTTCCCCCcctttttgtcatattacaaccagTATATTAGACCAAAATTTTTTGTACCCCTggtaaattttgatttaaatttattttcattcaggGTGACAGCAAGGCCTCAGCAAAGCACTAAATTACAGGGATTTAATCCATACGCCTTActtacttttcagatttataaaaaaaaatttcaactacatatccttgttttctttggctGTACAATGAtgagctactttgtgttggtccatcatgTTATGTCCCTATGGCATGTGTTAAAGTTTGTGGCCAtgtaacaaatgtgtaaaagttaAAGCAGTATTAGCGCTGTCAGTATTGTCCGTACATTAATATGGGAATGTCCTATATTTTCTTTGGAACAGAATGTGTTTCCTGTGGAATATGGCCCAGACTTTGACACAGCACTAGAGACTCTTGTTTGTGAGTTCTTCACAAGACTAGAGGAGCTTCTGCCAATACCAGATTTCAAACAGGTAAAAGATTGTCTTTAGAAGTTGAtggagcaaataaaaaatgcaccatAAACTTATCATTTCTATTTCTAGACTGCGACTTGGATCAGTGCCGCCCCTGCTGTCATAGAAGAATACATGCAGTGTGTTTCAAATGGAGATGACCTTAAATTTTTACTCCAGAGCAAACAGTGCCATGGAAAGTTGGCAAAGGCCACTGTTGGTGAGACTTCATGTTTTCTACATATAAGGTGTTATGTATGTCATCAGTACATAGTAAATTAAacgtttttattcatttttcagcTCCTTTTCAGTCAGAAGATCTCCTGATTCCGTCACTGTCTCTCCCTCCATCTCTGGAGGTGGCCATCGCTTCCCACCCAAGTGCTTGTGATGACGAAAACACAGACGTCCAACAGATCGTCATGTTCGACGAAGAACTTTCCACAAACCCTTCCACTTCCACAGACTTTTCTGAATCGCCTAAAAGGGCCGATGGCGCTTCATCTCCTCGCCGGAGGCATCAGTCAGGAGTCCACAAATGTCCTGAGTGTGACAAATGCTTTAAGCATCACTCTGTCCTCATCGAGCACCAGAGGCTCCACAGCGGCCTGCAGCCGTACAACTGCTCTGAGTGTGGGAGGGCGTTCCGAACAGCCACTCTGCTGGCTGGTCACCGGCTGCGGAAGTGTAAAAACGCGGCATACCTTTGCATTAAATGCGGCAACAGTTTTCCCACTTCCCTGGAAAAGTTCCGACACCGCTGCCCGAAACGAAGGCGCAACCACGACTGCGTGCAATGCGGAAAGAGCTTTCCAAAGTCCAGCGGCCTGAAAGAACACCTTCTAACTCACGCCCAAAACCGACTTTTTAAGTGCAGCCACTGCGGTGCCGGCTTCTCAGGAATCGGCGACCTGAAATATCACCAGCAGGTGGATCACGATAAACCTTATCACTGCAAACAGTGTGGAAAGAGCTTTATCTCGTCCAAGTCTTTAACCAAGCACCAGCAGCGGCATGAAGAAGGCGGTGATATGGAAACGGTGAAATTAATGGGTGGAGGTAAACATAGCAAAATTGTCCCTGGTCACCGGACTTCGTCAGTGTCTCTTTCCTACAGGAAGATGTCTGTTAAAGCCATCTACGGCGGGGGAAGGGTCACCCATAATTGCCCGCTGTGTGGGCGGAGCTTTAAGTACCGCTTCGAGTTTCTGGAACATCAGCGGTTTCACACGGCAGTGAAGCCTTACAAGTGCTCCCAGTGCGGGAAAGCCTTCCGGACTGAAGCGCATCTGTCTGGCCACCGGAAGAGGAAGTGTAAAAATGCTGCCCACATCTGCACCAAATGCGGCTGTCAATTCAGATCCTTGCACGAACGCGTTCGACACCAGTGCGTGCAGCTGTTGACCAAATACGAGTGCTCCCATTGCGGCAAGACCTTCAAGATGGCCCACCTTCTCAGGAACCATCAGATGAGCGAGCACCAGCTCCCCTACAGCCCCAACCACCGCTTCAGGTGCCGGTACTGTGACGAAACCTTTCCCGGCATCAGCGAGCTCAAGTACCACCAGAGGGTGGACCATGAGAAACCCTACCAGTGCCAGGAATGCGGCAAGTGCTTCCTGTCCGAGAAGTGCCTGGCCAATCACGAGCTGCGGCACAATGACGACAGGCCCGAAAGTTGCCTGGTGTGTGGCCGCGGCTTCAGGAACCGCTACGACCTGAAGCAGCACATGCGCACGCACACAGGAGAGCGACCCTACCAGTGCACCCACTGCTCCCAGTGCTTCTCCACGGCGGGAGGGCTGCGCAGTCACACCAGGgtccacacaggagagaaaccaCATGTGTGCCCCGACTGCGGGAAGGCCTTCTCCCAGATGGGGGCGATGCGCACCCACAGACTCACTCATACCGGGGAGAGGCCTTTCAAATGCAGCATTTGTGGCAAGGGCTTCACAATGGCTCACAAGGTGACAGTCCACATGCGCGTGCACACAGGGGAGCGGCCGTACGTATGCTCGCAGTGCGGCAAAGCGTTTTCGGACGGCAGCGTATTGAAGCAGCACATGCTGAACCACTCGGGAGTCAGACCGTACCACTGCCAGATCTGTCCCAAGACCTACACATGTCTGAACCACCTGAGGAGGCACCTGAAGAGTCACTCAGGCATGAACTGAGGCCGGTGTGAAGGCCAACAATGCTGAATTTGACGTTACATTTCTGCACTTGTTCGGAAAAACGGTACACAAGTTTGTGACTAACTGAGCCAGCAATACATATTAAAGATTGAGACTTTATGGTTTTTGAGATTGAAGTGcaaatgtcatttttgtctttgttgccATGTAAATGTAAGCACAGACTATTACAACCagcacaaacaaatgttttcacaccttataagctttgtttttttctgtctgtacaTTTTCCTAAGCTCTTCCAGAACTAAGGAGGGGGGAGATACTTTTCTAAACTACTTCAGTGTCTGATTTGTAAAGAGAAACCTGATCTGTATTAACACAATTCTTATTTGTAACTATAGGAGTTCCAGTAACTCCAAATGTAGGTTTTCAGACGAGCATGAGGCTGTACGATAACCAGTGTA includes:
- the LOC116722265 gene encoding zinc finger protein 11-like, with translation MNDMEFSVPLSSLALLVPPLRLMSAVMWEVVRQRNIKHYGKLEEFVSMVTDAVPELMSKREGRLLSLGLRARTTLELLRSEHPEDLKAVETHLNRIRSSCLEETNDPVIEAPEANFMKLVQGLIEDTDGREHFLKNVFPVEYGPDFDTALETLVCEFFTRLEELLPIPDFKQTATWISAAPAVIEEYMQCVSNGDDLKFLLQSKQCHGKLAKATVAPFQSEDLLIPSLSLPPSLEVAIASHPSACDDENTDVQQIVMFDEELSTNPSTSTDFSESPKRADGASSPRRRHQSGVHKCPECDKCFKHHSVLIEHQRLHSGLQPYNCSECGRAFRTATLLAGHRLRKCKNAAYLCIKCGNSFPTSLEKFRHRCPKRRRNHDCVQCGKSFPKSSGLKEHLLTHAQNRLFKCSHCGAGFSGIGDLKYHQQVDHDKPYHCKQCGKSFISSKSLTKHQQRHEEGGDMETVKLMGGGKHSKIVPGHRTSSVSLSYRKMSVKAIYGGGRVTHNCPLCGRSFKYRFEFLEHQRFHTAVKPYKCSQCGKAFRTEAHLSGHRKRKCKNAAHICTKCGCQFRSLHERVRHQCVQLLTKYECSHCGKTFKMAHLLRNHQMSEHQLPYSPNHRFRCRYCDETFPGISELKYHQRVDHEKPYQCQECGKCFLSEKCLANHELRHNDDRPESCLVCGRGFRNRYDLKQHMRTHTGERPYQCTHCSQCFSTAGGLRSHTRVHTGEKPHVCPDCGKAFSQMGAMRTHRLTHTGERPFKCSICGKGFTMAHKVTVHMRVHTGERPYVCSQCGKAFSDGSVLKQHMLNHSGVRPYHCQICPKTYTCLNHLRRHLKSHSGMN